The DNA window TCGAAGGTTGGGAAGAGCGCGTCCATCCGGTCTCGGGTACCAGCTACCTCTACCCGATTCTGGGCGAGCAGCTCGGTGACGTGAACACCGATGGCAACGCGGCAGCACCCAGCGATGTGCGCACGGCAGTGGCCGACAACATCAAGCAGGTGTTCCAGGATGAATTCATCCTGGGCTTCCAGCAGGCACTGAACGAAGCCTGGTCCTACGGCATCAACGCCACCTACCGCAAGGTGACGCGAGCCGTGGAAGATGCGCGCATCAACCATGTGGAAGGCTGTGACTGGTACTCGGGTGACTGGCCGATTATCAATCCCGGTGAAACCACGCGCCTGTGGTGCCCGGACACCAACAACTGGGTGACCTTCGACTCCTCGAAGGATGGCTACCGCGCCACGGGCAGCGGCGCCATCATGGGATACAAGAAGCCCAAGCGTACGTACAAGGCCATCGAGTTGCAGGTGGATCGCGCGTGGGACGACAAGTGGGCGTTCAACGCCAGCTACCTGTGGTCCAAGTCCGAAGGCAACATCGAAGGTCCGGTCAACTCCGATACCGGTTACGCCGACACCAACCTGGTGCAGTACTACGATCACCCGGCCGTCAATGAGCGTTACGGCGTGCTGTTCAACGACTACCGCCACCAGTTCAAATTCCGCGGCAGCTACAAGCTCAACGACATGTGGAGCTTCGGTTCCACGCTGTCCGTCCGCTCGGGTGGTCCCATCACCGCCTTCGGCGTGGTGTGGCCGAACGACAACCGCGTGGCCGGTGGCCCGGGCGAGTTCAGCGGCGGCGGTTCCGGCTGGCTGTGCCTCAATCAGCCGGTGGCGACCTGCCGCGACTACTCCGCGCGCCAGCTGACGTACTCGCCGCGTGGCGCGTTCGGTCGCATGCCCTGGATATACGACCTGGGCGCCAGCGTGGTCTGGACCCTGCCGGTGGAAGATGTCGATCTGAAGGCACGTCTGTCCGTGTACAACCTGCTCAACAACCAGGAAGTGATCAATGTCCACTCGCGCTACGAGGCCGCACCGGGCGCGCGCATGGACCACTTCGGCGAAGGCACGGTCTGGCAGGCGCCGCGCTACCTTCAGTTGGTGGTGACTTACAACTTCTAAGCCATACGCTGCAACACGAACCGCCGCTGGTGAAAACCAGCGGCGGTTTTGCATGAGAGACAGAAGGGCACGCGATGACGAGCAAACGTAACCCCCTGGCATACCTGCTCATGGGCCTGTTGGCGCATGTACCGGCTTATGCGGCCAACAATCGAGCATTCGACGCGGCCGTCGAGCAGACCGTGCAGCGTTATCAGCTGCCCGGCATCGCCGTAGGCGTCATCGAAGACGGCAAGATCGTCTACACCAACACGACGGGCCAGCTCGAATCCGGCAAACCCGAAGCCATCAACGCCGACACGGTTTTCAAGATCGCTTCCAACACCAAGGCGATGACCGCCGCCGTACTGGCGCGCCTGGTCGACCAAGGCAAGCTCAAGTGGGATGACCCCGTCACCAGGTACCTGCCACAGTTCCGCATGAATGACCCCTGGGTCACGCAGAACATGCAGGTGCGCGATTTGCTGGTGCACAACAGCGGCCTGGGCCTGGGCGCCGGCGATCTGATGCTGTGGCCCGAGCCCAACGATTTCAAACGGGCGGACATCATCGCGGGCCTGGCGCACCTCAAGCCTACCCACAGCTTCCGTTCGCATTACGCCTACGACAACCTGCTTTACGTGGTGGCCGGCGAAGTGGCGGCTGCCGCGGGCGGCAAGCCCTACGACCAGTTGGTCAAGCAGGAAATTTTCGAACCACTCAAGCTGCAACGCTGCCAGGTCGGCGAGTGGAAGCGCAGCGACGTGGGCAATGTCGCGCAGCCGCACATGCGCACTGACGCTGGCGCCAAAGCGATCCGCGAAGACGGCGACGTGGCGCCCGACATCACCTCGATGGCCGCTGGTGGCATCCGTTGCAGTCTCAACGACATGCTGACCTGGACCGCGCAATGGCTGGATCCGTCGCGCGCACCGGGCTGGTTGAGTGATGCGCAGCGCAAGGCGGTCTGGACGGCGCATATGCCGATGCCGGTTTCCAAACGCATGCGCGAATGGGACAACAGCCATTTCTCCGCGTACGGCTACGGCTGGCGCCTGTCTGACGTGGATGGTGTGTGGAAGGTGGCGCATACCGGCACGCTGGCCGGCATGTATTCGTCGGTGATCCTGCTGCCGGACAAAAAGGTGGCCATCGTCATCCTGATCAATGGCGAAGGCGAGGATGCCCGCGCCGTGCTGGGCGAGGTGCTGACCAAGCATTACACCGCGCCCAAGGACAGCAAGGACGTGGCCTGGTACGCCGCGGCGATAGAGCGCGAAGAAGCTGCAAAGCCGGAGGCACACACCGTGCCCGATACCTCGGCGCGCGTGCCGGCTACAGCGGCACAACTCGGTCAGCTCCTCGGCCGCTATCGCGATCCGTGGTTCGGCGAGGTGCGCCTGTGCGCGGCAGGGGAACGGGTGGAATTCGTTTCCGCGCGTTCGCCGATGCTGCGCGGCCAGGTCATGCAGCTGGGCGACCGCTGGCTGGTGGACTGGGACGACGACAGCGTGGATGCCGAGCCTTGGCTCGCGTTTTCCACACCCGTGGGCAGCAAGGTGACGCATATGCGCCTGTCGCATATCGATCCCGACGCCGATTTCAGCTATGACTATGCGGACCTGGATTTGCAACGCGAAGGCCGCTGTGACTGAACGATTGTTTCCATTGGGATGGGCCTGCGCGCTGTTGTTGAGCGCCTCCGTGCAAGCAGCCGAGGTGAAGGTCTCCCCGGCCACCCGTCTGGCCGAAGTGGATCTGGTGGATGTCGGCGCGCTCATCGCCGACGCGCAACTGGAAATCCGCTACGCCGGTTCGCACAACTTCGTGGGCACGCCGGTGACAGGCTACGAGGCGCCCAAGTGCTATCTGCTGCGGCCGGTGGCCGAGGCGCTGGTGCAGGTCGCCGCCGATGTGCGCGAGCAGGGCTACCGCTTGCGCCTGTTCGATTGCTATCGCCCGGTGCGCGCGGTCCAGCACTTCGTGCGCTGGGCGCATGATCTGGACGATCAGCGCAACAAGGCCGAGTTCTATCCCAACCTGGACAAGTCGGTGCTGCTCGACGGCTATATCGCCGAGACCTCCGGACACAGTCGCGGCGCGACCGTGGATCTGAGTCTGGATCACTGCACGGCAGATGCGTGCGCGGAGCTCGACATGGGTACTTCGTTCGATCGCTTCGACACGCTGGCCAATACCGACGACCCGCGCATCCAGCAGGCGGCGCGCGAGCATCGCGATCTGCTGCGTGCGGCCATGCAGCGGCGAGGCTTCCGCAACTACCCGCTGGAGTGGTGGCACTTCACCTTCCAGCCTGAGCCAACGCCGCAGACGGCGTACGACATTCCCGTGCGATGAGCTCGCACGTGCGGCGCGGGTCTGCGCAAGTAGCCGACGTGGCGGTGTTGGGCTGCGGCATCGTCGGCTTGTCGATCGCCTTGCAGCTGCAGCAGCGCGGGCTGTCATGCCTGTTGATCGATCCGCGCGGCCCGGCCGGTGATGCCTCGTTCGGCAATGCCGGCTCGGTGTCG is part of the Pseudoxanthomonas indica genome and encodes:
- a CDS encoding M15 family metallopeptidase, with translation MQAAEVKVSPATRLAEVDLVDVGALIADAQLEIRYAGSHNFVGTPVTGYEAPKCYLLRPVAEALVQVAADVREQGYRLRLFDCYRPVRAVQHFVRWAHDLDDQRNKAEFYPNLDKSVLLDGYIAETSGHSRGATVDLSLDHCTADACAELDMGTSFDRFDTLANTDDPRIQQAAREHRDLLRAAMQRRGFRNYPLEWWHFTFQPEPTPQTAYDIPVR
- a CDS encoding serine hydrolase, producing MTSKRNPLAYLLMGLLAHVPAYAANNRAFDAAVEQTVQRYQLPGIAVGVIEDGKIVYTNTTGQLESGKPEAINADTVFKIASNTKAMTAAVLARLVDQGKLKWDDPVTRYLPQFRMNDPWVTQNMQVRDLLVHNSGLGLGAGDLMLWPEPNDFKRADIIAGLAHLKPTHSFRSHYAYDNLLYVVAGEVAAAAGGKPYDQLVKQEIFEPLKLQRCQVGEWKRSDVGNVAQPHMRTDAGAKAIREDGDVAPDITSMAAGGIRCSLNDMLTWTAQWLDPSRAPGWLSDAQRKAVWTAHMPMPVSKRMREWDNSHFSAYGYGWRLSDVDGVWKVAHTGTLAGMYSSVILLPDKKVAIVILINGEGEDARAVLGEVLTKHYTAPKDSKDVAWYAAAIEREEAAKPEAHTVPDTSARVPATAAQLGQLLGRYRDPWFGEVRLCAAGERVEFVSARSPMLRGQVMQLGDRWLVDWDDDSVDAEPWLAFSTPVGSKVTHMRLSHIDPDADFSYDYADLDLQREGRCD